The sequence CATCTCCAGTGGAATTTTTCATCTTATTTTGTGTGCTGACGATGGCTGAAGTCAGCGCCTGACTCACTGTACTTATTAAAGTAATTTGAGTCAAAAATCCTGGAAGTAACTTGTTTAGTAGGTAATTAAAAGTCCAGGCCCAAAAGGGTATATTTAATTTGCTAGGGACGCTGTCAAAACTGTATAAAAGCCTACAAGATCCTGAAACTTTCCAAGAGCTGCACCTGTCTCTCTTTCTCCGCACTTCACCTTTGTCAAGAAGAAGGTAAGTTATCCCATGCTGGGGCACACAGTACTGCTGTATAGAAACGATTGCTTCCAACAGGAAGCTTCccaattttttctctttctaataTCCTTCTGGAATTTGGAGTCCCAGTTGACCACACCTTGTTTCTCTGTGCTTTGACTATGCTTGTGCAGAGAGATGTTGCACAGCAGCCTCATTGTCTACACCAGTTAAATGATTGCCAGAACTGAGGAATTTACCCTTTCAgcaggggcatagactttccaatttcctgggaggggggaggctggggctgggccagaagcATTGCTATGccaggtccttaaaagaaccgggccccagtgacatcatagggaggaaccaatgacatcacaggaaggggccagaggcattgctatgccaggtccttaaaagaaccagggcccagtgacatcatagagGGGAGCCAATGACATAACATGAAGGGGCTTCCATtcccaccatctatggaggcagggcTGTGGGGGATTTAGGGTGGGGCTCCCCATAAATTTAAGGGGACCTGAGCACCtatggggacccccctaacaatgccactgggctgggccaaacctaggaaaaggtgggagttggccagtggttatagtgctatctcagcaatctcctacTGAGTCCTGTTTTTGAagttcacttttaggatagtaaagagtccagtagcacctttaagactaaccaactttattgtaggataaacttccgagaaccacagctctcttcgtcagacacatggagggtatgaagaaactggccagagatatgtaggtggggaggggagggggagagggtgcagggagtaagggtcatgtaaatgcaaatcagttgcaaaagtcatgaaaggcactccacctctttcatgacttccttcttttggttttttttcacctatcttttttttagatccattaccccattcatatctccgaagatcattatcttcttgaaaattgaaaatggattggaaaacatttccataatttttttcttgcattattggtgcatatattgttgctagtgtgtaaattttgccttccaggagccttaTTTTCAAAACCATATTTCTTCTGtaagagtctcttaattcttctgtaacatttatttgtaaattgtttatataaaccacaatacctttttaaaattataaattcttaataaacacacaaatacatatgagcaaaaaacaggaacaaagccccagaGAATCATGGAATTGTAAAATGATACAACAGGAAGAGAgctccatggcgcagagtggtaagcggcagtactgcagcccaagctctgctcacaacctgagttcgatcctggaggaagctgttcaggtagctggctcaaggctgactcagcctttcatcctttcgaggtcggtaaagtgagtacccagtttcctgggggtaaagtgtagatgactggggaaggcaatggcaaaccactccgttaaaatgtctgccaagaaaacgtcgtgatgtgatgcccccccccacaggaagggtggacagtcctgtgcttcatctgccattgtaactgagtccctcatgtgagtttgtcactgtttgccccccccagccaaatccaagggggcttgagccctcCAGCCCGGGGAGGTtcagcccccctggccaaatctgaGGGGGCTGAAGCCCCTCAGCCCCCTCATAGTTTGCACCAATATTCCTCAGCCCTCTGGAGACCAATCAGGCATGAGTGCCTGCTTCCCTCATCCTGCCATCTTTAGGTAGGGTTTAACTAAACCCTCAGAAAAGGGCCAGTTCTAAGTTTGTGTGTCCCTGAGCAGAGATTGCTCAGGGGCCCTCCATGCCCATTGCTAGGCTCcccatcttgccctcccacccatgtgcccccttgcctgtgCATTCTTCCTTTGCCCAttcacaagctctcccaccagCTGCAGTCACAGATGCCCACACTCTCTgcgttccctttccccaatagtaTAGTGTTTTGGACCATCAGGAATGTTGACACTTTGCGCACCACCCATTTGCCATTTCCAGTAGTGCattttcagctgggatcagatgcatgAACAAGGaaccagcagcagtgggccccaccagaagcgaTAGGTTCTGGCTGCTGCCCCATGTTGCCATGTGCTGACAATATCCTCAGGGCCAGGTTAATGCAGTAAACCCCAACCtcactctccccctcctcccccccaaaaaacaggtgAAGAAGATTCCTCTCCAACCCAGCTTGAGATTATCCGCAAAACCTCCTTTTCAGAAATACATTCGCTTTTCTCTCTTCCTGTGGTGGGATCATAGCCTATAATAGTGATCACTTAACTAAGCATCTTTGATCTCACAATTATTGGTAGCGGCAAGAATCTTAATAGCTAAGAAGTGGGAACAGCGCACATTGCCAAGCCAGGAGATAAGCTTGCGAAAGATGTGGTTTGTGGTATGGGCAAAATGTCAACAATCAAAGAAGATGGCACAAGGATGAAAACCACACGGAAACTTTTTTCTCAACAAGGGAGTCTTTTCATCAACTCATGGAACAAGAAGTTCCCCATGGAAATAGCAAGAAGAGAATGATTGAACTTGGCATACTTTCCAACTTTTACTCCCTGAGTATGGGAATGCAGAAAGGAAGGGTAAAATATTCATTAGAAATTATGTTTACATCTTATTAGCCATACTGGGATGTATCTTTGTGGATTTATAATAAAAattatacaaacacacacatacacacacacacacacacacacaaacatcttTTTCAACCTCTCAGTAGTTGCCTAATCCAATACTATTTAAAAAGGCTGGGtagtttaataataacattagatttatataccacccttcaggacaacttaatgcccactcagagcagtttacaaagtgtgttattattatcctcatgacaatcaccctgtcaggtgggtggggctgagagagctccatgaagctgtgactgacccaaggtcacccagctagcttcaagcggagaagtagggaattaaacctggttctccacgtTAGAGTCCTGttgcaccaaactggatctcagttTAGGAAGCATTCTGGCAAAATCATGCTTGCGTTGGTGGACCACGTTTACACAACCTCCCTTTAGTGGTGCCCTTTGTCTGTGCTGCATTTTATTATCTCCACTCCTTGAGCCTGCAGCTCCCATGTATCACCAGAGGTGGGGGTGACAAAAGCAATTCCCCACATCTGAAAGTCATGCATTGAACCTTTCATgataggctctctctctctcttctggaaAGTTGAGAACAAAagccttttctctccccctccctgaaatcttttatcctcataatatcCCTGTGTGGTACTTTAGGCTAAGCAACAATGACTAGCTCAAGTTTATCGAGTTCATTTTATGACTGAATAAGTATAATAAGGATATCGAAGCCCAACGTCAGAACATTGGCTACTATGCCACATTCTCCTCAACTTTGGATTTTTCCTTGTTTTCTGTGCCTTgctcttaattttttttgcatCATGTTAAATTTCAGGTACCTCTCCTTGAAACAATGCCTATCTGTCAAGGTCCAGAGTTTACCGTCCCATCTGTTGCCTCCACCCCAACTGTTGGGTTTGGATCTGCAGGGCTTGGCTGGGGAGGACATGGCTATGGATATGGAGGTCTCGGCTGTGGATATGGAGGTCTCGGCTTAGACTATAGAGGTCTTGGCTTTGCACATGGTCTAGGCTATGGTCTGGGCTGGGGCCGTGGTCCTGCTGTGGCTGAAACTTCTGGCAGTCTCGGAACCCTGGCTGGAGTCGTCCCTTCCTGCATCAACCAGATCCCACCAGCAGAAGTCGTCATCCAGCCACCCCCTGCCGTCTTGACCATCCCAGGACCCATTCTCTCTGCTACTGGTGAACCAGTTTCTGTGGGCGGCAACACTCCATGTGCCATTAGCGGTTCTGGGGTGGTAGGAGCAGGTTTCTATGGGGGGCTAGGAGGCCTTTATGGAGGCTGGGGttccagattgggcctgaagaGGGGTGGATTCGTTGGAAAATGGCCTTTACTGGGACGCCGTGCTAGCATCTGTTACTGAAATTGAGTGGCATATTTGCATGGTTACGTTAATGATCAGGAATTGGAAGATGAGATTCATTGATGAGTTCATAAAGTAAAGCTTGCAAAATCATCATTAAACTCAATAACATTTAAATGAACTTTGGCCCTCCATCTCTATCACCTATTTGTTTTCTGAAAGCTACAAAAGTAATTCTTTGTCTTGTTCATTTCCTTCTTCTTGTACAATTGTGTTAActccttttaaattttcattaaaGCTAGATCTGCATTCTAGATTTTGTGTCTTGGTTTTGCTCCTCAAACTGCCAATTATTTATAGCATGCCAACTATCAGCTGTATCTTCTGGGGTTTCATTGGGTAATTAAAGGCCGCTCCAGTTTTCCACATCTAATTGGTTTTACAGGGGTCTGATAAGGACTGATCAGATCAGAGAGAAAATATTATTTCATGACAATGAAACAATAAATGCCTCAGATTTTTGACAGAGAGGAAATAGTTTTCCTTTATAGAGACAAATAGGTAGGATGCCAATTCCCCCACTTCCCCTTTCAGGGAGaggcaatatatttttttttataaaatttttttattggattagatgtcattaaattgtacattacaatcagtttcctttaatttttccaattctaaccccctccctttcccccccttttgttgacttccaacagttttccaaccccttgtcccttttcccttactcattttaaatttattctatctgtcaaacgtaaactttcactttcttctaagcttatctatataacacagtgctccttctgtcttcctacttactttaacaactaaataatacataactaaataatacattcttggcatattttcttttgataataatcatttagctaattttggtactctatactctatcttataatctcatcttcaatatgggacaaacaatttatccctcatttagcataattttagatacttctataaacagtacattcaatataagtcaaccaatttaacttatactctatatattactttttctacatatcttatcttcatactgttttaattatataattatattattctttcattatgcaactatccaccaaaaatagtcaaccaatttgacccatatatacctccaaaccaattcaatcaatttaatacatgatctatacattaatatatattttcccaccttacttaaattccttcattgcaattataaaattatctccattatacaattattgccagaaatgaaattaattagtttctatccttataattagttaatttctatcattataattcttgtaataacacctataatacttaatgctatatataatagtctaataaaatagttgcttagaaattctcatttacctctccaccccccggtaaagtcacctccctctacttttattgtatttcagtaattttcaaactgccacagttctcccacctcccatttcttcactaaatattgtttcagcttctcccaatccgtgttgaactgtcctggatcaaggtctctcagtttccttgtcattttgtccatttccgccatgtacagcaatttatatatccagtcctcaatagttggcacttcttgcactttccacttttgcgcgtacaaaagtctagccgctgctgtcatgtaaattagcaatgtcctatattgtgctggaatatcctccattcccaagttcagtagcaggagttctgggttcttattaatttgaaattgtaaaatctcgcttattacggGGGGAGAGGCAATATAGATGGCTACTTGAATATTCTGAATTGGGCCATAACTCAGTGTGACACTCACCTTGACTTGATTGGAGAAAAGGTGCAAAGCAATAAACAAAGTGTTTCAGCCCCAGTTTCACTATAGGTCAAAGTGAAACCCTCACAGATGGGACAGAAAGGGTTAAAATTTCTGGACACCCTGTGAGAAGTGTGTAAGCAAAGAACTGGAGGACAGAGGAGAAATTGAGTGAAATGGACACTCAAATGTTTGGCTTAGAtttagagaagaagtgagagTTCTTATTGTGGGAACTCCAGTCCAACGGTACCTtcgagcaggggtcatttcatagaaaaagagggggagggcttcctggaggcatctTGCTGTCCACTATAGGAAAAGGATATTTAATttgatggacctctggtctgatctagcaggactTTTCCTTGGTTGTGAATACGGACATGAGATGCAAGCAAATGGCTTAAATGAGGTTTATTAATAATTAATCTGCCAGCATTCCTCTCTTTTAGCATGGCTTACCACCTGTAGCTATCCTCTTATGGATGTCAGCATTTGGGAACTCCACTCTGGGTCCAACTTAGCCAACCTCTCTGCTGTCCTTGTTTACCCTAGCTGGCACTCTCACACACATAAAAATAACCCTATGCCAAAGGTGCCAAACTTCTTCCTCTTCACCTTCTGTAATTCATAGATTAAAGTTCAATCTGTTCTCCTCCCAGGGACATACTCAAAGAGTGGCTGCTTTGGGAAACATGTATTTATCCTTGGACTCCACATGTTACTTGACAATTAGACATACCTGTGCCTCAACCAAAAATAGTATGGTATGAAGGAGGATGCCCTGACctaaatagcccaggtgagcctggtcttgtcagatctcagaagctaagcagggtcagcctaggTTAGTAATTGGTATGAGAtaactccaacaaagaccagggttgcagaggcaggcaatggtaagccacttctgttagtctctggccctgaaaaccccaccaggggttactGTAAATCAGCTATGAATTGagggcaccctccaccaccatgAGGAAAAATATGATTTGttagtacagcatctgctttgcatacagaaaatcAGAGATTTAATATTTGGCAAGGCACCTCCAACCAAATAAGAAAAAATACCAGTCTCAaacactggagaggtgaaacccACCACAGTAGACACCTTTGGCACAGTTGCATATGGGGTATTTTTTTAGGTGCCATATATATCCAGCAAATCCTTCAGATTCTATGGGCTCATTACACTGTATAAATAGACAGATCCCAAATATTACAAAATGAGCCAGTAGCATGAACTCTCCTCATTCTAGGCATCACTGATATGGTCAGGAATATAGGGGAACTGTAGCTGGCCTTGCCCAAAAAGATCATGTAAGATGTTTCTACACACTGTAAACCATGCTAGCTGATTCTGTCAGCTAAACATGCCCCAAAGGGAGTCTAGCAACCCAGACTAGAATAGCCTCACGGAAGAGTAAGCAAGTAGTAATACAATGTGGCCTTTCATAGATTAGTGTACGTCTAGCTCATATCAATTAGTACTATACTATGTGTTGATAGGTGCAGAAGTGTCTGAGAATGACAAGAATATCCAACTTCACAGATGTGAAGACATAGTTCGAAGATgaggtgtattggttgagggcTAACATATACCCACTTGTATGAGAAACTAGTAATCtctatttttaaatagattttgttatgatccagtttggtgtagtggttgagagtggcaggactctattctggagaactgggtttgcttccccgctcctccacttgaagccagcttggtgaccttgagtcagtcacagctctttcagagctctctcaaacccaccgacctcacagggtatctgcatgtggggataataataacactaactttattAATCGCTCAGAGTGTGGTGCTAATCTGTCGAGaatagcagtatataagcacaaggttattatgaTAAAATCTAGCAAGAATGAACtgctaatatttattttaaagagaTATTCAAGATATGGTCtctgaagttataagataataagttagccaagaatgtatATCCTTATTAAGTGAGATGGCTAGATACTTTTAAAAGATGATTTTAAACAAAACTGTAAAGCTGAATTGATTGGAACTCCTTTGTTGTGAACATATTACCTCTGGGTAAGTTTTTTTAATGGACTAATGTAATTGCTCACCTTTAATTATCTGTCTAGCAGTAATTGATGACATAATTTTATTCTAATCTGTGTTAAAGGTGCATGCAATTGCATAGTAATAAAGGATACAATTGTTAGCAGTCCAACCCTCCCTCCTTCTGAACAGGCAGTTTATGCATATGGCCTTCTCCAAGCACATGGCAcattgcctggctaggcagaacaaGTCTCGATCTGTCTGGAAGAGAAAATTACTAGAACATGAGTCATGAGGCAGGACTGGCTAACAgtcccacaccccagagatgggcatagatgtaaagacaaaaagtcttccaggagttcctgagttaatctcacccacaccctgccaatcttccccctccctttttcctaATCAGGGTTAACCAGGCATCTGCTCATTCTTCCCTTCCACTAATTGCGGGTCATCAATCACTTTTCTTACCTAGAGTTACACCCAGGAGGTtataatcaaacctttcccattttattgtctcatctCTGCAGACAGCCATTAAACTATTGTTTGGGGGGACAGAAGATGTGATCCTGCTCCAGGGTACATTCCATACTATAATTGAACGGGCCTGCCATGAGCCATGTGTGTGTGTCCTAGGatcctatgcacaccctcagacatCTTCTCCCTCTTCTTGCCATAGAGCATCGGTTGCTCAAGCCACTACTCTCTTTGGATGTCCTCTGTCTTCTAGAATGGTAACAAATCTCTTTCCCATCTCCTCCCTATTTTCTAGTTAgttctgtgtgtatgttgtgtatTTTTTCCTATGTGtttgctttaataaaaaccattcctgatgAATACCTGCCAGGTTCTTTCAGAGAATTATctagggaacaatcctggtatatattggtggagatcctgccaGTTACCCCCACTCTCTGCTTCTCGTTGTACACTAATTCCCTCAACTCATAGGGAGACCCCCCTCATTTAAGTAACACAATGACAGCAAAGTATTACTTGTTTACTGTACCTATAATGAAACAGAAATGATCTTGAGGGCCACCTCTTGCCAGAAGTTAAAGGGCCTGATATAGGGAAGCTAACTGAATGACTAGGGTTTCTTAAAAGTACACCAATATCAGAACCAGACTAGACTCATCCAGAATATAAGCCATATTACTATTCTCTAGGCACCATATTCATAAAGGTCTGTAAGCATTTTTTCAGAGCTGTTCAGGCTCTGCACCAAAGAGAAGAACCTACAGAGCATCCCATGGAATAAAGCAAAGGACATTGCAGTTATCCCTCATTAGGTTTGCCtccatttcttccccttcacaatACTTACAAGTCTGCCTGAGGCCAAATTATCTGATGAGCCCCCAAAAGATAAAACCAATTATGCTGTGAGTAGCTGACActttgacaaacaacaacaagaCACAAATGCTAGAATGCTGATTGAGCTTTAATGaaaacagggaagggggagagtcaAGTAAAACAGTTATAAAAGGAGCAGTAAATGAACAAGATAAAGAATTTATTTTAAAGTGAATTATTTTTTGGTCTTCAGAAAGCTAGTGAAACAGGGGAAGCAATGAATGTCTAGTGTTTTTTGCAAAAGCTCTAGAGTTCAGTGATGTTTCTGCAATCTTTGCCTTTTGGTCTCAGCAGTGGATCTCATTTTCTAACCATTTAGATCATTACCCTGTCCTTGAATGTATGTGCTTCAGTTTTAATAGCAGATGCTGCCACGACGTCCCACTAAAGGCAATTTTCCAATGAAACTACCCCTCCTTGGGCCATATCCAGGACACCAGCCCCAGCCTCCATAAAGGCCTCCTTGCCCACTATAGAGACCTGCTCCTACCACCCCAGAACCGCTAACAGCACATGGAGTGTTGCCTCCCACTTTAACAGGTCTACCAGTAGCAGAGAGGATGGGTCCTGGGACGGTCAAGACGGCAGGGGGTGGCTGGATGACGACTTCTGCTGGTGGGATCTGGTTGATGCAGGAAGGGACGACTCCAGCCAGGGTTCCGAGACTGCCAGAAGTTTCAGCCACAGCAGGACCACGGCCCCAGCCCAGACCATAGCCTAGACCATGTGCAAAGCCAAGACCTTTATATCCTAAGCCGAGACCTCCATACCCACAGCCGAGACCTCCATATCCATAGCCATGTCCTCCCCAGCCAAGCCCTGCAGATCCAAACCCAACAGTTGGGGTGGAGGCAACAGATGGGACGGTAAACTCTGGACCTTGGCAGATAGGCATTTTTGATGGAGGTGaatctgaaacaaaatataaagggacagctgtttttttcctgtttccatcCTTCCTGACTTCCCACCCCTCAATCTCAATTTGAGATTCCTTCATCTTATTTCTTGAATTAAATCATACACTTCTTGATTATTGTTCTCCTATTCATTGCAAATGAATAACTACCCTCTCAGCTATCCTGCTATATCATAGACttcatctccttctccatttGGGCTCTTCCTAAGAGCTGGAATGTGAGCAAAAGTCTGGTCTCCCAGCCCAGGAATTCAACAGAGTCCTTACAAAATGCAGGCCATTTGTCTAACATAAAGTTACTGCACCACTTCTTAGGACATCCCCTCAAGGATATTTGAAGGAGACAATTGTTAGCCTAGAATGCATTAGAATtgctaactccagcttgggaaattcctggagatttgggggtggagcctggggaggatggagtttggaaaGGTAGAGAGAGATCAAAAGGGATACAATGCAAACCGGCCCAGCCTCTATATGTGCAATTTCCTCCAAGGAGGCTGATCTCTGatgtctggagttcagttgtaactagagatgggcacaatccaaaaaaaaattaatgatccagctgatcgtggatcggcagtggcgatgatcccgaattaacgatccacaccgagcatctccggttcccgatccgtggatcatggatcgtggaggcaaaagcggaggggcgccccgctgttcccagcaatacaggaacggtgggtgatgccggcagcatctgtgtttgtgtttggctgtctgtgtttggctgtcagagctgcctatcagggtttgcagggatgagattggagtgcccatgactacagaacacccccttccccctccctcccctgggtgtcttctcccaacttgtgactgctttgctgctccgtggttggaaggaagccctgctgatcaaggaaagctgggcttccattcaggtttccagggcgacagaaggagggcaaacagagctcagacattcccctggctccgttgccaggggaatagattgctggcacctgagcgtctggatccctgatccgagcctgGACatcccgatccaggcccctcctgatcactggatcattggccatggatgatcattatc is a genomic window of Eublepharis macularius isolate TG4126 chromosome 1, MPM_Emac_v1.0, whole genome shotgun sequence containing:
- the LOC129325657 gene encoding shematrin-like protein 2, which produces MPICQGPEFTVPSVASTPTVGFGSAGLGWGGHGYGYGGLGCGYGGLGLGYKGLGFAHGLGYGLGWGRGPAVAETSGSLGTLAGVVPSCINQIPPAEVVIQPPPAVLTVPGPILSATGRPVKVGGNTPCAVSGSGVVGAGLYSGQGGLYGGWGWCPGYGPRRGSFIGKLPLVGRRGSICY